In the Oryzias latipes chromosome 9, ASM223467v1 genome, one interval contains:
- the LOC101175168 gene encoding alcohol dehydrogenase [NADP(+)] A-like isoform X1 translates to MGTFVTLSSGQRMPMIGLGTWKSSAGQVKQAVVAALECGYRHIDCAAVYGNEQEIGEALALCVGPGKTLRREELFVTSKLWNTKHDPEDVEDACRTSLAHLGLSYLDLYLMHWPMAFQKGKELMPRRNDGTICYSNTHYRDTWKAMENLVDKGLVKAIGLSNFNARQMEEIIRVAKHKPVVNQVECHPYLSQADLLSHCQSLAICVTAYSPLGSGDRPWASPDEPSLLEDPKLGVIAQRYQKSPAQVILRWHIQRGVACIPKSVTLSRIQQNLNVFDFNLSQEDMKLINSFSCKRRFIVPTAVKDGKTVWRDAEHPHFPFHDAY, encoded by the exons ATGGGCACTTTTGTGACTCTCTCATCGGGCCAGAGGATGCCCATGATTGGACTCGGCACGTGGAAGAGTTCTGCAGGACAG GTGAAACAGGCGGTGGTGGCAGCTTTAGAATGTGGCTACAGGCACATCGACTGTGCTGCAGTCTACGGCAATGAGCAGGAGATTGGAGAGGCTCTGGCTCTGTGTGTTGGTCCGGGGAAG ACTCTGAGGCGTGAAGAGCTCTTTGTGACTTCCAAACTGTGGAACACCAAGCATGATCCAGAGGATGTGGAAGACGCCTGCAGGACCAGTTTGGCCCACTTGGGTCTTTCTTATCTGGACCTTTACCTCATGCACTGGCCCATGGCTTTTCA GAAAGGGAAAGAGCTGATGCCCCGAAGAAACGATGGAACCATCTGCTACTCTAACACGCACTACAGAGATACTTGGAAAGCCATGGAGAACCTGGTGGATAAAGGTCTTGTGAAGGCTATAGGATTGTCCAACTTCAATGCTAGGCAAATGGAGGAAATCATCCGTGTAGCAAAACACAAACCTGTGGTGAACCAG GTAGAATGCCACCCTTATCTGTCTCAAGCAGACCTTCTGTCACACTGTCA gtCTTTGGCAATTTGTGTGACGGCCTACAGTCCTCTGGGGAGTGGAGACAGACCCTGGGCATCTCCAGATGAACCCAGTCTACTGGAGGATCCTAAACTGGGGGTAATCGCTCAAAGATACCAGAAATCACCTGCTCAGGTGATCCTCAG GTGGCACATTCAGAGGGGCGTGGCATGCATCCCCAAAAGTGTTACGCTCTCCAGAATCCAGCAGAACCTGAACGTGTTTGATTTCAACTTGTCGCAAGAGGACATGAAGCTGATCAATTCTTTCAGCTGCAAGAGGCGTTTCATCGTTCCGACAGCAGTG AAGGATGGCAAGACAGTGTGGAGAGATGCAGAACATCCACATTTCCCTTTCCACGACGCCTACTGA
- the LOC101175168 gene encoding alcohol dehydrogenase [NADP(+)] A-like isoform X2 produces MGTFVTLSSGQRMPMIGLGTWKSSAGQVKQAVVAALECGYRHIDCAAVYGNEQEIGEALALCVGPGKTLRREELFVTSKLWNTKHDPEDVEDACRTSLAHLGLSYLDLYLMHWPMAFQKGKELMPRRNDGTICYSNTHYRDTWKAMENLVDKGLVKAIGLSNFNARQMEEIIRVAKHKPVVNQVECHPYLSQADLLSHCQSLAICVTAYSPLGSGDRPWASPDEPSLLEDPKLGVIAQRYQKSPAQVILRWHIQRGVACIPKSVTLSRIQQNLNVFDFNLSQEDMKLINSFSCKRRFIVPTAVVRTQ; encoded by the exons ATGGGCACTTTTGTGACTCTCTCATCGGGCCAGAGGATGCCCATGATTGGACTCGGCACGTGGAAGAGTTCTGCAGGACAG GTGAAACAGGCGGTGGTGGCAGCTTTAGAATGTGGCTACAGGCACATCGACTGTGCTGCAGTCTACGGCAATGAGCAGGAGATTGGAGAGGCTCTGGCTCTGTGTGTTGGTCCGGGGAAG ACTCTGAGGCGTGAAGAGCTCTTTGTGACTTCCAAACTGTGGAACACCAAGCATGATCCAGAGGATGTGGAAGACGCCTGCAGGACCAGTTTGGCCCACTTGGGTCTTTCTTATCTGGACCTTTACCTCATGCACTGGCCCATGGCTTTTCA GAAAGGGAAAGAGCTGATGCCCCGAAGAAACGATGGAACCATCTGCTACTCTAACACGCACTACAGAGATACTTGGAAAGCCATGGAGAACCTGGTGGATAAAGGTCTTGTGAAGGCTATAGGATTGTCCAACTTCAATGCTAGGCAAATGGAGGAAATCATCCGTGTAGCAAAACACAAACCTGTGGTGAACCAG GTAGAATGCCACCCTTATCTGTCTCAAGCAGACCTTCTGTCACACTGTCA gtCTTTGGCAATTTGTGTGACGGCCTACAGTCCTCTGGGGAGTGGAGACAGACCCTGGGCATCTCCAGATGAACCCAGTCTACTGGAGGATCCTAAACTGGGGGTAATCGCTCAAAGATACCAGAAATCACCTGCTCAGGTGATCCTCAG GTGGCACATTCAGAGGGGCGTGGCATGCATCCCCAAAAGTGTTACGCTCTCCAGAATCCAGCAGAACCTGAACGTGTTTGATTTCAACTTGTCGCAAGAGGACATGAAGCTGATCAATTCTTTCAGCTGCAAGAGGCGTTTCATCGTTCCGACAGCAGTGGTGAGAACTCAAT AA
- the dnajb5 gene encoding dnaJ homolog subfamily B member 5 — protein sequence MGKDYYKILGIPKGSNEEEIKKAYRRMALRFHPDKNTDANAEEKFKEIAEAYEVLSDPKKRVVYDQLGEEGLKTGGSSSSGAPGSSTYHYTFHGDPHATFASFFGGSNPFDMFFGSNRSHSRSNGFPFHGDHSNDPDQDTEMDEDEPFTHFGRQFGFPGGMNNGFPGEARRRRGAPSDRPGNNRKHQDPPVVHELKVSLEEIFHGCTKRMKITRRRLNPDGRSMRTEDKILNIVIKKGWKEGTKITFPKEGDETPENIPADIAFVLKDKGHTHFRRDGSNIIYNCKISLKEALCGCTVSIPTLENRVISLPCLDIIKPGMVKRLRGEGLPFPKNPSQRGDLIVEFSVRFPDRIPPQSREIIRQHLPSS from the exons ATGGGGAAGGACTACTACAAGATTTTGGGGATTCCCAAAGGCTCAAATGAAGAGGAGATCAAAAAGGCGTACCGCCGCATGGCACTCCGCTTCCATCCTGACAAGAACACAGATGCCAACGCagaggaaaagttcaaggaGATTGCAGAGGCCTATGAGGTTCTCAGTGACCCTAAGAAGAGGGTGGTCTACGACCAGCTGGGAGAGGAAG GGTTGAAGACAGGTGGCAGCAGCTCATCAGGTGCTCCTGGAAGCTCAACATACCACTACACTTTCCATGGAGATCCTCATGCAACTTTTGCCTCCTTCTTTGGCGGCTCCAACccttttgacatgttttttggCTCCAACCGGAGCCACAGTCGCTCCAATGGTTTCCCCTTTCACGGCGACCATAGCAACGACCCAGACCAAGACACAGAAATGGACGAGGATGAACCTTTTACTCACTTTGGGAGACAGTTTGGATTTCCAGGCGGGATGAATAATGGCTTCCCGGGGGAAGCCCGCAGGAGAAGAGGCGCTCCATCAGATCGGCCTGGGAACAACAGGAAGCATCAAGACCCTCCAGTGGTCCATGAGTTGAAGGTTTCTCTAGAGGAGATCTTCCACGGCTGCACCAAGCGTATGAAGATCACCCGCCGCAGGCTGAACCCAGATGGAAGGAGCATGAGAACAGAGGACAAGATCCTCAACATCGTCATCAAGAAGGGCTGGAAAGAGGGGACGAAGATTACTTTCCCAAAGGAGGGGGATGAGACTCCTGAGAACATTCCTGCCGATATAGCCTTTGTTCTAAAAGATAAAGGGCACACTCACTTCAGAAGAGATGGTTCCAACATCATTTACAACTGCAAGATAAGTCTAAAAGAG GCTCTCTGTGGCTGCACCGTTAGTATTCCCACGCTGGAAAACCGGGTCATCTCGCTCCCCTGCCTTGACATCATCAAGCCGGGAATGGTGAAGCGGCTCAGAGGCGAAGGCCTTCCTTTTCCTAAGAACCCGTCGCAGCGGGGTGACCTCATCGTGGAGTTCTCTGTTCGCTTTCCTGATAGGATCCCACCGCAGTCCCGAGAGATTATCCGACAACACCTTCCCTCATCCTAA